The proteins below come from a single Mucilaginibacter mali genomic window:
- a CDS encoding type II toxin-antitoxin system RelE/ParE family toxin, protein MAKRIVFSEKSFRDINRIVEFNNRRNLSDRYSKAFVKGLNKRLKLLLKQPQSGIATDAENTLLLIGDQYYIFYMYDELVIEIKSIYHQKENVR, encoded by the coding sequence ATGGCTAAAAGAATAGTCTTTTCTGAAAAATCTTTTCGGGATATTAATCGAATAGTTGAATTCAATAATAGAAGAAACCTGTCTGATAGATATTCAAAAGCATTTGTTAAAGGGTTGAACAAACGACTAAAATTATTACTAAAACAACCCCAAAGTGGTATCGCTACGGATGCAGAAAATACGCTTTTATTAATTGGGGATCAATATTATATCTTCTACATGTACGATGAATTAGTTATTGAGATAAAATCGATATACCATCAAAAAGAAAATGTTCGATAA
- a CDS encoding alginate lyase family protein produces the protein MKRVFLLTALAFCAFSSRAQYVSLNKSELGKLKQLCSTDASAKARLAEWQKAADGALNDTPNPIDTIHTEGRLQGDPKKTASWESFKDMRKMYALALIYRLNGDKKYLNKAVEFLAAWSQKNVPNGDPIDDTNLDPAVEAYDFIKADVDAANNKLITAWLAQTAQMEINKMKKGRETSYNNWHSHRLKEVGEIGFAINDKKYIDFAVDGIKEQIGKNLLPDGSSIDFKLRDALHYHTYDLEPLTKLAIIIKRATGTDFYNYESPGQTSIKKSTDWLVPFISGAKTHGEFVNSTVAFDKKRAANGEKGYVAGTLFEPKNGIGALLLAEYFFPDAINLIQKVKGTSENYPDWQLVLNKVKR, from the coding sequence ATGAAGAGAGTATTCCTGTTAACAGCCCTGGCATTTTGTGCCTTTAGCAGCCGGGCGCAATATGTTAGTCTTAACAAATCCGAACTGGGCAAGTTGAAGCAGCTTTGCAGCACCGACGCCTCGGCAAAAGCCCGCCTGGCCGAATGGCAAAAGGCCGCCGATGGCGCGCTGAACGATACACCTAACCCCATTGATACCATCCACACCGAAGGCCGCCTGCAAGGCGACCCGAAGAAGACCGCCAGTTGGGAATCCTTTAAAGATATGCGCAAGATGTATGCGCTGGCGCTCATTTACCGTTTAAATGGCGATAAGAAATACCTGAACAAAGCGGTGGAGTTTTTAGCGGCCTGGTCGCAGAAGAACGTACCCAACGGCGACCCGATTGACGATACCAACCTTGATCCGGCGGTTGAAGCTTATGATTTTATTAAGGCTGATGTTGATGCCGCTAATAATAAGCTGATCACCGCCTGGCTGGCCCAAACCGCGCAGATGGAGATCAACAAGATGAAGAAGGGCCGCGAGACATCGTACAATAACTGGCACTCGCACCGCCTGAAAGAAGTGGGCGAGATAGGCTTTGCCATTAACGATAAAAAGTACATCGACTTCGCTGTTGACGGCATAAAGGAACAGATAGGCAAAAACCTGCTGCCCGATGGATCGAGTATTGATTTTAAGCTGCGCGATGCCCTGCACTACCACACTTACGATCTGGAGCCGCTAACCAAGCTGGCCATTATTATTAAACGTGCTACCGGCACCGATTTTTACAACTACGAATCGCCCGGGCAAACATCCATTAAAAAATCAACCGATTGGCTGGTGCCGTTTATCAGCGGGGCCAAAACCCACGGCGAGTTTGTGAACAGCACCGTAGCCTTTGATAAAAAGCGCGCAGCTAACGGTGAGAAGGGCTATGTGGCCGGTACACTGTTTGAGCCAAAAAACGGCATTGGCGCGCTGCTGCTGGCCGAATACTTTTTCCCCGATGCTATTAACCTGATACAAAAAGTAAAAGGCACCAGCGAGAACTATCCCGATTGGCAATTGGTGCTGAATAAGGTAAAGCGGTAG
- a CDS encoding cytochrome B has protein sequence MYSFFKNFHSGFRYIVFILIVLAIIQALAGWLGKKPYTEGNRKMNLFAMISAHTQLLIGLVLYFISPWVKFTADTMKDHDLRYWTVEHITMMIIAIALITVGHSKSKKAATPEAKHRAIAIFYTLATVIIVVAILQSGRGLFGMSS, from the coding sequence ATGTATAGCTTCTTTAAAAATTTCCATTCGGGTTTCAGGTATATCGTTTTTATACTGATTGTATTGGCCATTATCCAGGCGCTGGCCGGCTGGCTGGGCAAAAAACCTTATACCGAGGGTAACCGCAAAATGAATTTGTTTGCCATGATATCGGCGCACACCCAATTACTGATTGGTTTAGTGCTGTATTTTATAAGTCCATGGGTAAAGTTTACGGCCGATACCATGAAGGATCACGACCTGCGCTACTGGACGGTTGAGCACATTACCATGATGATCATTGCCATCGCGCTGATCACCGTTGGCCATAGCAAATCTAAAAAAGCCGCAACGCCCGAAGCTAAACATCGCGCTATCGCTATATTTTATACGCTGGCTACCGTTATTATTGTAGTGGCTATATTACAGAGTGGCAGGGGTTTATTTGGGATGAGCAGCTAA
- a CDS encoding metallophosphoesterase family protein, whose amino-acid sequence MKDHNNEHANDAHSDGIDRRGFLECMAWAGTGVLWMMTGGVLKSFGMSQMIDHTTGNLKSGLVMPKSDFSFVQISDSHIGFNKAANPDVVGTLQVAIDKINAMPTRPSFVLHTGDITHLAQADEFDTLEQALKSVKTEKIFYVPGEHDVTDNGKLYLERFGKGTKGDGWYSFDSNGVHFIGLVNVTNHVDGGLGYLGAEQIKWLEADLKPLSASTPIVVFAHIPMWAIYPQWGWGTEDSAQALALLKRFGSVSVLNGHIHQTIQKVEGNITFHTANSTAFPQPAPGAAPSPGPMKVPAEKLRSMLGLTSVNYVEHNSTLAITDIPLIKPE is encoded by the coding sequence ATGAAGGATCACAACAACGAACACGCGAATGATGCCCACAGTGATGGCATCGACCGCCGCGGATTTTTAGAATGTATGGCCTGGGCCGGTACCGGCGTATTGTGGATGATGACCGGTGGCGTGCTGAAGTCATTCGGTATGAGCCAGATGATAGATCATACCACCGGCAACCTGAAAAGCGGATTGGTAATGCCGAAGTCGGATTTTAGCTTTGTGCAGATCAGCGATAGCCATATCGGCTTTAACAAAGCTGCTAATCCTGATGTGGTGGGCACGCTGCAAGTAGCCATCGATAAGATCAACGCTATGCCAACGCGGCCATCATTTGTACTGCACACCGGCGATATCACCCACCTGGCCCAGGCCGATGAGTTTGACACGCTGGAGCAGGCACTGAAAAGCGTAAAGACCGAAAAGATCTTCTACGTTCCCGGCGAGCATGACGTAACAGATAACGGCAAGTTGTATTTAGAGCGCTTTGGCAAAGGCACCAAAGGCGATGGCTGGTACAGTTTTGACAGTAATGGCGTACACTTCATTGGTCTGGTGAATGTAACCAACCATGTAGACGGCGGCCTTGGCTACCTTGGTGCCGAGCAAATTAAATGGCTGGAGGCTGACCTGAAGCCGCTATCTGCCAGTACACCTATCGTGGTATTTGCGCATATCCCCATGTGGGCCATTTACCCGCAATGGGGTTGGGGTACCGAAGACAGCGCCCAGGCATTGGCATTGTTAAAACGCTTCGGCTCGGTATCGGTACTGAACGGACATATCCACCAAACCATCCAAAAGGTAGAGGGGAATATCACGTTCCATACCGCTAATTCAACCGCGTTCCCTCAACCGGCTCCCGGCGCCGCTCCATCACCCGGACCAATGAAGGTGCCTGCCGAAAAACTACGCAGCATGCTGGGCCTTACCAGCGTAAACTACGTAGAGCATAACAGCACGCTGGCCATAACCGATATCCCACTGATAAAACCCGAATAA
- a CDS encoding c-type cytochrome: MIRLNKKHLVIAGFGAVIALCVAATPAKPTEVKYTNLKVLPKNISPKELQGMMVDDFQDGLGVTCNFCHANAADGHGLDFASDAKPEKEIARAMMRMTIGLNKKYFKVKHPKLGTDALVVNCNTCHKGQAFPDGAEPK, from the coding sequence ATGATCAGACTAAATAAAAAACACCTCGTCATAGCCGGCTTCGGCGCGGTTATAGCGCTTTGCGTTGCCGCCACACCGGCCAAACCAACCGAGGTAAAATATACCAACCTTAAGGTGCTGCCAAAAAATATCAGCCCGAAGGAATTACAGGGGATGATGGTAGACGATTTCCAGGATGGCCTGGGCGTTACCTGCAACTTTTGCCACGCCAACGCCGCCGATGGCCACGGGCTTGATTTTGCCAGCGATGCCAAGCCTGAAAAGGAAATTGCCCGCGCCATGATGCGCATGACCATCGGCCTGAATAAAAAATACTTTAAAGTGAAGCACCCTAAGCTGGGTACCGACGCGCTGGTGGTTAACTGTAACACCTGCCACAAGGGCCAGGCCTTTCCGGATGGTGCGGAACCGAAATAA
- a CDS encoding sensor histidine kinase has translation MKKNPLLYHFLFWLMAYIFWVFVFRNSTLVLTHAITIQFCYLVFIAANFYFNTLYTIPQLLNKKQYVKFGACFLLGIAVTAVLRVPVSWLVMTYLFRVNTGHFNIVTVFFDSFVNILFWVACILAAKLVAEKIRSEMYIEKIEKEKAANELNFLRAQFNPHFLFNSINSIYGHIDKGNKPAREMLLKFSEMLRYQLYECNVEQIELDRELNYIKNYIDLQKSRIDERIRVSFCDGNISGSLKIAPLLLITFIENAFKYVGYNDDRDNSISIELGHKDNRLIFHIVNTKDAFISREEGSSGLGIANSQRRLELLYPGRHELKIDDRENTYAVTLTLFDA, from the coding sequence TTGAAAAAGAACCCGTTGCTATATCATTTCCTGTTTTGGCTGATGGCATACATCTTTTGGGTGTTTGTTTTCCGCAACAGTACGCTGGTGCTTACGCATGCCATCACCATACAGTTTTGTTACCTGGTATTCATCGCCGCCAATTTTTACTTTAACACGCTGTACACTATCCCGCAATTGCTTAACAAAAAGCAATACGTAAAATTCGGGGCGTGTTTTTTATTAGGGATAGCGGTTACAGCGGTGTTAAGGGTGCCGGTATCGTGGCTGGTAATGACCTATCTGTTCAGGGTAAATACCGGCCACTTCAATATCGTAACCGTATTTTTCGATTCATTCGTCAACATTCTGTTTTGGGTGGCCTGCATCCTGGCCGCGAAGCTGGTGGCCGAAAAGATCCGGTCGGAGATGTATATTGAAAAGATAGAAAAGGAAAAGGCCGCTAACGAACTGAACTTTCTGCGGGCGCAATTTAACCCGCACTTTTTGTTTAATTCCATCAATTCCATTTATGGGCATATCGACAAAGGCAACAAACCCGCACGGGAGATGCTGCTAAAATTCTCGGAAATGCTGCGTTACCAATTGTACGAATGCAACGTGGAGCAGATAGAACTGGACCGCGAGCTTAACTATATTAAAAATTATATCGACCTGCAAAAAAGCCGTATAGATGAGCGAATCCGCGTATCCTTTTGCGATGGCAATATCAGCGGCAGCCTAAAGATCGCCCCCCTGCTGCTCATCACCTTTATAGAGAACGCCTTTAAATACGTAGGTTATAACGATGACCGCGATAATTCCATCAGCATTGAATTGGGCCATAAGGATAACCGGTTGATATTTCACATTGTAAATACTAAGGATGCTTTTATCAGCCGCGAGGAGGGTTCATCTGGCTTAGGTATTGCCAACTCCCAACGCCGGCTGGAACTGCTTTATCCCGGCAGGCACGAATTAAAAATTGACGACCGCGAAAACACCTACGCTGTAACCTTAACCCTGTTTGACGCATGA
- a CDS encoding LytR/AlgR family response regulator transcription factor: protein MKLKCLIIDDEPIARKLLQEYIEETDFLELVGTAVNPLKATGLINSMAIDLIFLDINMPKMSGMEFLRSVPNLPMVIMTTAYGQYALDGFELAVVDYLVKPFSLERFLKATQKAFELKTLKDNKAAPANTEADHFFIKCDGKLEKIVYNNLLYVEAMANYVVLHTVNGKLIAYLTIKGILEKLPTPQFMQVHKSYVVNAQRINTIDGNTLHLGDARIAMGSSYADGVMGHLLKDKFFKR from the coding sequence ATGAAACTGAAATGCCTGATCATAGACGACGAGCCGATTGCCCGCAAATTGTTGCAGGAGTATATCGAGGAGACCGACTTTTTAGAATTGGTCGGCACTGCCGTTAACCCGCTCAAGGCTACCGGGCTGATCAACAGTATGGCCATCGACCTGATCTTTCTGGATATCAACATGCCCAAAATGAGTGGTATGGAGTTCCTGCGCTCGGTGCCGAACTTGCCAATGGTGATTATGACCACCGCCTACGGCCAATACGCGCTTGATGGCTTTGAACTGGCCGTGGTTGATTACCTGGTGAAACCGTTCTCCTTAGAGCGTTTCCTGAAAGCCACGCAAAAGGCATTCGAGTTGAAGACTTTGAAAGACAACAAGGCTGCTCCTGCCAATACCGAAGCCGATCATTTTTTTATTAAATGCGATGGCAAACTGGAGAAGATAGTTTACAACAATTTGCTATATGTGGAGGCCATGGCCAATTACGTGGTGCTGCACACGGTTAATGGCAAACTCATTGCCTACCTTACCATCAAAGGCATATTGGAAAAACTCCCAACGCCGCAATTTATGCAGGTACACAAAAGCTACGTGGTAAACGCGCAGCGCATCAACACCATTGATGGCAATACCCTGCACCTGGGCGATGCCCGCATCGCCATGGGGTCAAGCTATGCCGATGGGGTGATGGGGCATTTGTTAAAGGATAAGTTTTTTAAGCGGTAG
- a CDS encoding anthranilate synthase component I family protein encodes MKKIKINTTHKRLLADTTTPVSIYLRLRDVFPNALLLESSDYHSRENSMSYVCCEPIGGLTLTAGELNIKYPDGTKENYQPGQFELLDKIDSFLAAFETTETGLKMISNGLFGYFTHEAVEHFETIKLKQSDDTARRIPEMQYHIYRYIIAIDHFKNELYIFENQTGDENDGQGLEKISYLIRNKNFPEYHFKTAGTEQSNLTNEGFMAIVEKMKQHIYRGDVFQIVPSRAFSQEFSGDEFNVYRALRSINPSPYLFYFDYGDFRIFGSSPEAQITVKNRVASIFPIAGTFKRSGDDEKDAEIARKLQADPKESAEHVMLVDLARNDLSRHCTQVEVKAFKEVQYYSHLIHLVSHVSGNLRPGVSSFKIVADTYPAGTLSGAPKYRAMEIIDENENIKRSFYSGAIGYLGFNGDFNHAIMIRSFLSKNNTLHYQAGAGIVADSIAESELKEVDNKIAALRKALEMATEL; translated from the coding sequence ATGAAAAAGATAAAAATAAACACTACCCATAAACGCCTGTTAGCCGATACCACTACGCCGGTGAGCATTTACCTGCGCCTGCGCGATGTATTCCCCAACGCCCTCCTGCTGGAAAGTTCGGACTATCACAGTCGCGAGAACAGCATGAGCTACGTTTGCTGCGAACCAATCGGCGGCTTAACCCTCACCGCAGGTGAACTGAACATTAAATACCCCGATGGCACGAAGGAAAACTACCAGCCCGGCCAGTTTGAATTGCTGGATAAGATAGACAGTTTCCTTGCCGCTTTTGAAACTACCGAGACGGGTTTGAAAATGATATCGAATGGCTTATTTGGCTATTTTACCCACGAAGCTGTAGAGCATTTCGAAACCATTAAATTGAAGCAGTCGGACGACACCGCGCGCCGTATCCCCGAGATGCAATATCATATCTACCGGTACATTATCGCTATCGACCACTTCAAGAACGAACTTTACATCTTCGAGAACCAAACCGGCGATGAGAACGATGGCCAGGGATTAGAAAAGATCTCGTACCTGATCCGCAATAAGAATTTTCCCGAATATCATTTTAAAACCGCGGGTACCGAGCAAAGCAACCTGACCAACGAGGGCTTTATGGCCATTGTGGAGAAGATGAAGCAGCACATTTACCGTGGCGATGTATTCCAGATCGTACCGTCACGGGCGTTCTCGCAGGAATTTAGCGGCGATGAGTTTAACGTTTACCGGGCGCTGCGCTCCATCAACCCATCGCCTTACCTGTTCTATTTTGATTATGGCGATTTCCGCATCTTCGGCTCATCGCCCGAGGCGCAGATCACGGTAAAGAATCGCGTGGCCAGCATATTCCCCATCGCCGGTACTTTTAAACGCAGTGGCGACGATGAGAAGGATGCCGAAATAGCACGCAAGCTGCAAGCCGACCCTAAAGAATCGGCCGAGCACGTGATGCTGGTTGATTTGGCCCGTAACGACCTGAGCCGCCATTGTACACAGGTAGAAGTGAAGGCTTTTAAAGAGGTGCAGTATTACTCGCACCTTATCCACCTGGTATCGCACGTGAGCGGTAACCTGCGCCCGGGAGTGTCATCGTTTAAAATAGTGGCCGATACTTACCCCGCCGGTACGCTAAGCGGCGCGCCAAAGTACCGGGCAATGGAGATCATCGACGAGAATGAAAACATTAAGCGCAGCTTTTACAGCGGGGCCATTGGCTACCTTGGTTTCAATGGCGATTTTAACCATGCCATTATGATCCGCTCGTTCCTGAGTAAGAATAACACGCTGCATTACCAGGCCGGTGCCGGTATTGTAGCCGATTCGATAGCGGAAAGTGAATTAAAGGAAGTGGATAATAAGATAGCGGCGCTAAGGAAAGCGCTGGAGATGGCTACGGAATTGTGA
- the trpC gene encoding indole-3-glycerol phosphate synthase TrpC translates to MENTISEINTPFRGQGGTILDKIVIRKKEEVALAKQQVSIAQLEAAEYFNRQPYSFREFLLDPERTGIIAEFKRRSPSKGIINDKVTVGEVTTGYAAAGASAISVLTDTDFFMGQPADLLAARRVNNIPLLRKDFMIDEYQVLEAKAWGADIILLIAAILTPAEIQTLASLAKSLGLNVLLEVHNLEELQRSINPNVDAIGVNNRNLADFTVSVETSFQLAQHIPAEFMKVSESAISDTETIKRLKTAGFNGFLIGENFMRQEEPGAAMQEFVKGL, encoded by the coding sequence ATGGAAAATACGATATCCGAAATAAACACCCCCTTTAGGGGGCAGGGGGGCACCATCCTCGATAAAATAGTTATCCGCAAAAAAGAAGAAGTAGCTTTGGCCAAACAGCAGGTAAGCATTGCCCAGCTGGAAGCGGCCGAATATTTCAACAGGCAACCTTACTCGTTCCGCGAGTTTTTGTTGGATCCGGAACGTACCGGTATTATTGCCGAGTTTAAACGCCGCTCGCCATCAAAAGGCATTATTAACGATAAGGTGACGGTTGGAGAGGTAACCACTGGCTATGCCGCGGCAGGCGCATCGGCCATATCGGTATTAACGGATACCGACTTTTTTATGGGCCAGCCAGCCGATCTGTTAGCTGCCCGCCGCGTTAACAACATCCCCCTGCTGCGCAAGGATTTTATGATAGACGAATACCAGGTACTGGAAGCCAAGGCTTGGGGGGCGGATATCATTTTGTTGATTGCCGCCATCCTCACCCCTGCCGAGATCCAAACGCTGGCATCGCTGGCCAAAAGTTTGGGCTTGAATGTACTGCTGGAAGTGCATAACCTGGAAGAACTGCAGCGTAGCATTAACCCCAATGTAGATGCCATTGGCGTAAACAACCGTAACCTGGCCGATTTTACGGTATCGGTAGAAACATCGTTCCAACTGGCACAACATATTCCCGCCGAATTTATGAAGGTATCGGAAAGCGCTATCAGCGATACGGAGACCATTAAGCGATTGAAGACAGCTGGCTTTAACGGCTTCCTTATCGGCGAAAATTTTATGCGGCAGGAAGAGCCGGGCGCGGCAATGCAAGAGTTTGTGAAAGGATTGTAG
- a CDS encoding VOC family protein translates to MKKLLAPIILVIALLCPAKNVLAQQKAVARMDHLAILVDDLQKATDFYKTLFGLEIVPEPFHDGKHTWFSLGNGAYLHVIKGPKTKDHYEKNEHLCFSVPSVEEFVKALQKRDIKFENAAGKTGEITARVDGVKQIYFQDTDGHWLEVNDAK, encoded by the coding sequence ATGAAAAAGTTATTAGCCCCGATTATTTTAGTGATAGCCCTGCTTTGCCCAGCAAAAAATGTCTTGGCCCAGCAAAAAGCCGTAGCCCGTATGGACCATCTTGCCATACTGGTAGACGACCTGCAAAAAGCCACCGATTTTTATAAAACCCTTTTCGGACTGGAAATCGTCCCCGAGCCATTTCACGATGGCAAGCATACCTGGTTTAGCCTTGGGAACGGCGCATACCTGCATGTAATAAAAGGCCCAAAAACCAAAGATCATTACGAGAAGAACGAACACCTGTGCTTCAGTGTGCCGTCGGTAGAAGAGTTTGTGAAAGCGCTGCAGAAGCGGGACATTAAGTTTGAAAACGCGGCCGGTAAAACCGGCGAGATCACCGCCCGGGTGGACGGCGTAAAGCAAATTTATTTCCAGGATACCGACGGGCATTGGCTGGAAGTAAATGATGCGAAGTAG
- a CDS encoding YceI family protein — protein MKNLLFIAVAALTIHTAAAQYKPDDKASSVQFTIGNLGFDVKGKFTGLQGSINFDEHQPANGNIDITIDAATVNTDNSLRDKHLQEDSYFDVKNYPRIHFVSAKITPAGKAGSYTMSGKLTIKNTTKDISFPFTATPGSNGLSFKGTFKINRKDFGVGGTSTISNELTVALDVVGVKG, from the coding sequence TTGAAGAACCTGTTATTTATAGCGGTGGCTGCTCTAACTATACATACAGCCGCCGCCCAATACAAACCCGACGACAAGGCATCGTCGGTACAATTTACCATCGGCAATTTAGGCTTTGATGTAAAGGGGAAGTTTACAGGCTTGCAAGGCAGCATCAACTTTGATGAACACCAGCCCGCCAATGGCAACATTGATATCACTATTGATGCCGCAACCGTTAACACAGATAACAGCCTGCGCGATAAGCACCTGCAGGAGGATAGCTATTTTGATGTGAAGAATTACCCGCGCATCCATTTTGTGTCTGCTAAAATTACACCGGCAGGCAAGGCAGGAAGCTATACCATGAGCGGTAAGCTAACTATTAAAAACACCACTAAAGATATCTCGTTCCCTTTTACCGCAACACCCGGTAGCAACGGGCTCTCCTTTAAAGGCACATTCAAAATTAACCGTAAGGATTTTGGGGTTGGCGGTACCAGTACCATCAGTAATGAGTTGACGGTTGCTTTGGATGTGGTGGGAGTTAAGGGGTAG
- a CDS encoding anthranilate synthase component II yields MSKILIIDNYDSFTYNLVHLVNEIGLECEVWRNDQFKLEDVDAFGRIILSPGPGIPSEAGLLLDVIKTYAPTKSIFGVCLGQQAIAEVFGGTLYNLSRPMHGIATPIKVTDTEEQLFKGLPASFKVGRYHSWVVSREGLPDSLKITAIDEADNSIMALCHKEYDVRGVQFHPESVLTEFGKEMMQNWLCPPTP; encoded by the coding sequence ATGAGCAAGATATTAATAATAGATAACTACGATTCTTTTACCTATAACCTGGTGCATTTGGTGAACGAGATTGGCCTGGAATGCGAAGTATGGCGCAACGACCAGTTTAAACTGGAGGATGTGGACGCGTTCGGCCGCATTATCCTTTCGCCAGGCCCGGGTATCCCATCCGAAGCCGGTTTGTTGTTGGATGTGATCAAAACGTATGCGCCAACTAAAAGTATATTTGGAGTATGTTTAGGCCAGCAGGCCATTGCCGAGGTTTTTGGCGGGACGCTGTACAATCTGAGCCGACCGATGCATGGTATTGCTACCCCAATTAAAGTAACTGATACCGAAGAGCAACTGTTTAAAGGCTTGCCGGCATCGTTCAAAGTTGGCCGTTACCACAGCTGGGTAGTATCGCGCGAGGGTTTGCCGGATAGTTTAAAGATCACAGCAATTGATGAAGCCGATAATTCAATAATGGCCTTGTGCCATAAAGAATACGATGTGCGTGGCGTGCAATTTCACCCCGAATCGGTATTAACCGAGTTTGGGAAGGAGATGATGCAAAATTGGTTATGCCCCCCAACCCCCTAA